One genomic region from Streptomyces sp. NBC_01304 encodes:
- a CDS encoding EamA/RhaT family transporter, with amino-acid sequence MSDESDTPTSTPAGPQPDPIPMVGTTWVDHDNGYALRRAALGLCALLGAAGGAFLLKLAYEGLDIAQVGSFISLLVVVVFSACSAVALRRTWESFSTRPDPDRQAQLRTVTAIGFIGALLAYFLRSFMEAPGEKLRRTEYETALAQYERRSARRAGNPASRKKKGKA; translated from the coding sequence GTGAGCGACGAATCAGACACCCCCACCTCCACCCCCGCCGGCCCGCAGCCCGACCCCATCCCGATGGTCGGCACGACCTGGGTCGACCACGACAACGGCTACGCCCTGCGCCGCGCGGCCCTGGGCCTGTGCGCGCTCCTGGGCGCGGCCGGCGGCGCCTTCCTCCTCAAGCTCGCCTACGAGGGCCTGGACATCGCCCAGGTGGGCAGCTTCATCAGCCTCCTCGTGGTCGTCGTCTTCTCCGCCTGCAGCGCCGTCGCCCTGCGCCGCACCTGGGAGTCGTTCAGCACCCGCCCGGACCCCGACCGACAGGCCCAGCTGCGCACCGTCACGGCGATCGGCTTCATCGGTGCGCTGCTCGCGTATTTCCTCCGCAGCTTCATGGAGGCGCCGGGCGAGAAGCTGCGTCGTACGGAGTACGAGACGGCCCTCGCCCAGTACGAACGCCGCAGCGCCCGCCGCGCGGGCAACCCCGCCTCCCGCAAGAAGAAGGGCAAGGCCTGA